A single window of Leptolyngbya ohadii IS1 DNA harbors:
- the asnS gene encoding asparagine--tRNA ligase translates to MTTRRIVDLLRHGQPDETVTIQGWVRTKREQKEFTFVEINDGSSMSGLQAILNQDLPGYAEAVRKLNTGASVAIDGVLVPSPGKGQRIELQATSVTVYGEADAETYPLQKKRHSFEFLRDIAHLRARTNTIGAVFRVRNACSTAIHQFFQERGFLWVHTPIISANDCEGAGELFTITTMDLKQVPKTDAGEIDYSQDFFGRRAFLTVSGQLEAEIMAMAFSNVYTFGPTFRAENSNTSRHLAEFWMVEPEMAFCDLVGNMDLAEAFLKHIFRYVLEHCPEDMEFFNQRIDNSVLATANNIINNEFERITYTDAIGMLEKADRKFEFPVSWGLDLQSEHERYLAEELFKKPVIVTDYPAQIKAFYMRLSDDEKTVRAMDILAPKIGEIVGGSQREERLDVLQRRIQQLGLPEEDLWWYLDLRRFGTVPHAGFGLGFERVVQFMTGMTNIRDVIPFPRTPLNAEF, encoded by the coding sequence ATGACCACCCGCCGTATTGTAGACCTGCTGAGACATGGACAGCCCGATGAAACCGTCACTATCCAGGGCTGGGTTCGGACAAAGCGCGAACAGAAGGAATTTACCTTTGTCGAAATCAACGATGGCTCCTCCATGTCAGGACTTCAGGCGATCCTGAACCAGGATTTACCGGGCTATGCCGAAGCCGTTCGCAAGCTAAATACGGGTGCTTCTGTGGCGATCGACGGGGTGCTGGTTCCCTCTCCGGGCAAGGGACAGCGGATTGAACTCCAGGCAACCTCGGTGACAGTTTACGGCGAGGCGGATGCGGAAACCTATCCCCTCCAGAAAAAGCGGCACTCCTTTGAGTTTCTGCGGGATATTGCCCATCTACGGGCGCGCACGAATACGATCGGGGCGGTCTTCCGGGTGCGAAACGCCTGCTCCACCGCAATTCATCAGTTCTTCCAGGAGCGGGGCTTCCTCTGGGTTCACACGCCGATTATTAGCGCGAATGACTGCGAAGGTGCAGGGGAATTGTTCACCATCACCACAATGGATCTGAAGCAGGTTCCCAAAACCGATGCAGGCGAAATTGACTACAGCCAGGACTTCTTTGGTAGACGGGCATTCCTGACGGTGAGCGGTCAGCTCGAAGCGGAAATTATGGCGATGGCGTTTTCCAACGTCTACACCTTTGGACCTACCTTCCGTGCAGAAAATTCCAACACCTCGCGCCACCTGGCGGAGTTCTGGATGGTAGAACCGGAGATGGCTTTCTGCGACTTAGTGGGCAACATGGATCTCGCCGAAGCATTCCTGAAGCATATCTTTCGCTATGTGCTGGAGCATTGCCCGGAAGATATGGAATTCTTTAACCAGCGCATCGACAATTCCGTTCTCGCGACCGCTAACAATATCATCAATAATGAGTTTGAACGAATTACCTACACGGATGCCATTGGAATGTTAGAAAAAGCCGATCGCAAGTTTGAATTTCCTGTCTCCTGGGGTTTAGATTTGCAGTCGGAACACGAACGCTATCTGGCAGAAGAACTGTTCAAAAAACCTGTGATCGTCACGGACTATCCCGCGCAAATCAAAGCCTTCTATATGCGCCTCAGCGACGACGAAAAAACGGTTCGCGCAATGGATATCCTCGCTCCAAAGATCGGCGAAATCGTGGGCGGTTCCCAGCGGGAAGAACGGTTGGATGTGCTTCAGCGGCGGATTCAGCAGCTCGGACTTCCTGAGGAGGATCTGTGGTGGTATCTGGATCTGCGGCGCTTCGGCACCGTTCCCCATGCAGGCTTTGGTCTGGGATTTGAACGAGTGGTGCAGTTCATGACGGGCATGACCAACATCCGCGACGTGATTCCTTTCCCCCGGACGC
- a CDS encoding NfeD family protein, with product MLEETIVNEAVVEKAIQPGKPGRVKYQGIWWSARCLQNVTLLPEQTVTVVGRMNLTLLVQPVPQQA from the coding sequence ATGCTGGAGGAGACAATCGTGAATGAAGCCGTTGTCGAAAAAGCAATTCAGCCTGGAAAGCCCGGTCGTGTTAAATATCAGGGTATTTGGTGGTCTGCTCGATGTCTGCAAAACGTGACCCTGCTCCCGGAACAAACTGTAACCGTGGTAGGCAGAATGAACCTGACGCTGCTCGTTCAACCTGTTCCTCAACAAGCATAA